The following are encoded together in the Halopseudomonas salegens genome:
- the rpsO gene encoding 30S ribosomal protein S15, with protein sequence MALSVEEKAAIVSDYQRGEGDTGSPEVQVALLTVNINKLQGHFKDNKKDHHSRRGLIRMVNQRRKLLDYLKSKDTTRYSDLIGRLGLRR encoded by the coding sequence ATGGCACTGAGCGTTGAAGAAAAGGCTGCAATCGTTTCTGACTACCAGCGTGGCGAAGGTGATACTGGTTCTCCGGAAGTCCAGGTAGCGTTGTTGACGGTAAACATCAACAAGCTGCAGGGTCACTTCAAGGACAACAAGAAGGATCACCATTCGCGTCGCGGTCTGATCCGCATGGTTAACCAGCGCCGCAAGCTGCTGGATTACCTGAAGTCGAAAGACACTACGCGGTACAGCGATCTGATTGGCCGTCTGGGTCTGCGTCGCTAA